In one window of Macaca thibetana thibetana isolate TM-01 chromosome 5, ASM2454274v1, whole genome shotgun sequence DNA:
- the COMMD8 gene encoding COMM domain-containing protein 8 isoform X1 — MEPEEGTLLWRLQKLPAELGPQLLHKIIDGICGRAYPVYQDYHTVWESEEWMHVLEDIAKFFKAVVGKNLSDEEIFQQLNQLNSFHQETIMKCVKSRKDEIKQALSREIVAISSAQLQDFDWQVKLALSSDKIAALRMPLLSLHLDVKENGEVKPYSIEMSREELQNLIHSLEAANKVVLQLK, encoded by the exons ATGGAGCCGGAAGAGGGGACGCTCTTGTGGCGGCTGCAGAAGCTGCCGGCCGAGCTGGGCCCGCAG CTTCTTCACAAAATAATTGATGGCATTTGTGGTCGAGCTTATCCTGTGTACCAAGATTATCACACTGTTTGGGAATCAGAAGAATGGATGCACGTTTTAGAAGATATTGCcaaattttttaaagctgtagTTGGTAAAAACTTATCTGATGAAGAG atatttcaGCAGTTGAATCAGTTGAATTCATTTCATCAAGAAACTATCATGAAATGTGTGAAAAGTAGGAAAGATGAAATCAAACAGGCTCTGTCAAGAGAAATAGTTGCTATTTCCTCTGCACAGCTGCAGGATTTTGATTGGCAGGTAAAG CTTGCACTTTCCAGTGACAAGATTGCTGCATTACGAATGCCACTGTTAAGCCTGCATCTAGATGTAAAAGAAAATGGTGAAGTAAAACCATATTCTATTGAAATGAGTAGAGAGGAGCTGCAGAATCTAATACATTCCTTGGAAGCAGCAAATAAG GTGGTCCTGCAGTTGAAATAA
- the COMMD8 gene encoding COMM domain-containing protein 8 isoform X2 produces MEPEEGTLLWRLQKLPAELGPQLLHKIIDGICGRAYPVYQDYHTVWESEEWMHVLEDIAKFFKAVVGKNLSDEEIFQQLNQLNSFHQETIMKCVKSRKDEIKQALSREIVAISSAQLQDFDWQLALSSDKIAALRMPLLSLHLDVKENGEVKPYSIEMSREELQNLIHSLEAANKVVLQLK; encoded by the exons ATGGAGCCGGAAGAGGGGACGCTCTTGTGGCGGCTGCAGAAGCTGCCGGCCGAGCTGGGCCCGCAG CTTCTTCACAAAATAATTGATGGCATTTGTGGTCGAGCTTATCCTGTGTACCAAGATTATCACACTGTTTGGGAATCAGAAGAATGGATGCACGTTTTAGAAGATATTGCcaaattttttaaagctgtagTTGGTAAAAACTTATCTGATGAAGAG atatttcaGCAGTTGAATCAGTTGAATTCATTTCATCAAGAAACTATCATGAAATGTGTGAAAAGTAGGAAAGATGAAATCAAACAGGCTCTGTCAAGAGAAATAGTTGCTATTTCCTCTGCACAGCTGCAGGATTTTGATTGGCAG CTTGCACTTTCCAGTGACAAGATTGCTGCATTACGAATGCCACTGTTAAGCCTGCATCTAGATGTAAAAGAAAATGGTGAAGTAAAACCATATTCTATTGAAATGAGTAGAGAGGAGCTGCAGAATCTAATACATTCCTTGGAAGCAGCAAATAAG GTGGTCCTGCAGTTGAAATAA